The sequence below is a genomic window from Andrena cerasifolii isolate SP2316 chromosome 6, iyAndCera1_principal, whole genome shotgun sequence.
actgattttcactgcaagaaacccctctggaatggtaaaaaccgggggcggtcttactagcgccacgggtggcactgcttgttgaaatggatacttacctgccaaaggtctacgccagaaatggcaggcccaaaggctggacaattcttttccgtcagaaatgctacttaggtaggtacatctgcggtatcgagaagcgcatcgttacttttatttcgcacttgcttctacgctcggatggccggttcttttgggagggatgcaagttggattggttctgatacaatctgctccctatggttgaaatttagtctagcaactttcactcctcctatagcttctcgataccgcagatgtacctacctaagtagcatttctgacggaaaagaattgtccagcttttgggcctgcgaaccctgtcgtagacctttggcaggtaggtatcagtttcaacaggcaatgccacccgtagcgccagtaagaccgaccccggtccttcctattccagagggttttcttccagtgaaaatcagtaattttgcaagcgcaatatcttaaaaaccagtggaaataaagtgtatacattaaagcttattgaatttgtcttggaacgcactatgaactcaggtcttcaaaaaaaatagttccatttgaaaaaccgagcttgaccatcgtatcttttaaaataataatcgaaaacaaaattcgttcgcgctaataaatgggccccctcgaaccatgcaattccctattttttttatatttttatcgacaatactttaagagatatcgcgctgtccactccttagtgggacaccctgtatataaaagtaaataaaagaataatttcgttttcacTTACAACTTTGGAATAAGTGTCGTCATCGATGTCCTCAAAACAGTCCACCTCCTGCACTGAGGACAAAGGGAGGACTGCTGGTTTCATCGGTTGACCGGTATTATGGGTGGCCTGGACAGATTTCTGAATACTCAGCAAGAGAGTATTCATTCTTCTGCAAACAGAACGGATGGAGACGTAACGTATTAATAAACACGATACACGCGATACTTACATTAGCTCCGCCTCGATCCGATTGCGCTCCGTGAGATCttccatgctcctgcgaacattaacatttataagaaaatgtccttacagtaatatttttatagcaaaaaaaaaagaaacatgtaaaTTTACCCATTGTCAGGAGGTTGGGTTGACGAGTTAGTTTTCGAGCACAAAGGGTACCACGTCGAATAAAGGGTACCACATGGTATCATTTTGGCGGTACAGTGGACTACGCTCGGATTGGCTGCGCCGCCATGCGGTCATTCGTGATTGGTCGGGACTCTACTTCCCAGTTCGCGTTTGTTTCGAATTCTCGTTCattctgaggtggcagtcatcgacggcagatccaaagaatttttagaacgttgaaaaaccacGAAAATCATCCCGAGACATCCACAAGACGtaagtaattatggaattgaataatttcaaatTGTCTGCGTCGCGGAAATCGGGACACGCACTATCGGCGAGACAAAAACGTAGGGcgtatgcgcgaagtgcgaagtaACTTACGCGTGCGATACCGTTCTGCAATTTCACACCGTTCGTAGAGTAGGGGATAATTCTTCTACCGTGCAAGATGCTGCTGGCACATCTGCAGGCTGTAGTTCGTCCGCTCCTGTTAATTTAATCCCCGATAGATTCAGTGATAGGCGCGATATAAATGTAGAAGACGCCGGTCCTTCTACTTCCACGTCACGCGTTTCTAATCTCCGCGATACCGTTTTATTGTCCTGTGCTACTTCCTCCGAGCCATCTTTTCGCCAACGGttagcgtcttgtttcgtaGACAACAATTTGACACACGTTCAAGGAGATAATATATTATCTCTCCTTCGAACACATTCCTGTTTCTCCCAGTTGCCTCAGGATGTTAGAACACTTGTATCTACGCCACGTAATCCTGCTGCCACATTCGTCGTGCCACCAGGAGAATACATTCATTTTGATCTAGaagcagaaattattaaaagtctCCCTAACACTTTGTCGGTATCATTTGTTAGACAGTTAGAATTAGATTTTCATATATGGTGGATGTAGTTTGGACAAATCAAGTTCCATTCATATCTGGCCCGTTCAATGTAGGATTTCAAATATTCCTCAGATAAAGCCGATAGTGGTAGGAATCTATAAAGGTCCCCAAAAACCACACGACCCCaatattttctttgagaaatttATTGCAGACGTCAGGGCGATCATGTCCAACGgaggcataaattttcattccattAAGTTGCCCGTACGACTGAGATGTTTCATAGCCGATGCCCCAGCTCGAGCATTTGTATTAAATCATCGTGGGCATATGTCTTTCCATCCCTGTTCCAAATGTACGGTTTCTGGTACCCTGAACGGTAGGCATTACGCTTTCAATGGGATACATCATTCTCCTCGAACCGATGAGGATTACATTAGGCAGTTAGAAACATCACAAGAAACATCACAAGCTAGGTACAAGCCCATTGTCATTGCTACAGATAGGAATGGTTTCGCAAGTTCCATTCGAGTACATGCATCTTGTATGTTTGGGCGTAGTAAGAAAACTGTTGTCTGCGTGGGTACATGGAGAATATTCCCCTTTCTCAAAATTGCGCCGCCGACACATTTCTATACTGTCTACGAGACTGAAGAGTcttaaaacagatattgcccCTCAGACTTTGCCAGACGTCCCAGAGCTATTGAACTATGCTCTAAATATAAAGCGACCGAATTTCGTCAGTTCCTTCTGTATACAGGGCCAGTTATACTGAATGGTGTACTGGAGGAAACTGTATACAAGCATTTCTTATTCTTACATGCAGCCATACGGGTTTTAGTTTCAGAATCTCCATCGAGCCAACACTTGAGATTCGCAGAGTCAGCTCTGGAGAAATTTGTTCTTCGTAACGAAGAACTTTATGGCCCAACTTTTAATAGTTATAACGTCCATGGTCTTCTTCACCTAACCAACGATGTCAGATGTCTTGGTAATTTAGATTCATGTTCTGCTTTTCCATATGAAAACAACATGTCCATTTTTAAAAGGTATCTGCGAAAGCCAAGTCTTCCTCTCCAACAATTTTCCAATAGGATGAGGGAGATACAATTTCATGGCACAAACATTCATTATAATGTTGATTTTTCTATTCACGTATCTAGACCACTTTGTAACGACCCCAATTGTTCTCAGTACCACAAGATAGAGTTCAATAACATATCTCTGGGCATCAATGTACGAGATAATTGTTGCATCTCAGTCGACGGCTCGAtctgcttaattttcaatattagcaTGAACTCCGATAACTCCTATCATttaggtattaaaaaatttctagagGTCGATGATTTTTATGATGTCGGCATAAAGTCTTCCGTTCTTGGTGTATATAAATGCGTCAGATTGAGCCCTGAAATTCTAAACATCTCCCCCAATCAGGTTCGCGCTAAATGTTATAGAATTCCTTTTTACGGTAGTACGCCCATTGGCAATAACGGCGACCCCATCCCCTTAGAAACCCGTAGTTATGTCGTTGCCGTTATTACACACAGCGAGAAGTCGTagtattcaaattcttcaatatttattttcgttagAAGTATCTCGTTGTCAGTCCCTCTCCCTTGTGTAAGCCTCTCGCGTCAGGTGGTCACCATGgtggttttagtgggtgcaagccccacataatctTATCCCTCCCACGGGGGTGAGATATTCGTTAGGGATTTCcaccatgtaaaaaaaaaaaaaaaaaaatcgttttccctATTCAGTTTCGTCTCCTGTTTTTGGTAAGTTACGACTATTTTCTGGTGAGTGACGTgctataatatttacattttcttcttttgtaCTGCTCTTCACAAGTAAAACCATACTTACACGTATCCTTGTTAATCTCTGGTGATGAGTTATTTTATCGTTTGGTTCGAATGTTTCTGCATGGGTCATTTTCACGTTTTCTACTGTTGTAGCCTTTGTTGAGTTACACTCCACTTATTGAGTAGCACGTTATACAGGTTCGTCTTGAATAGGTGGTGCATAAAATATtgcatgtaaaatgtaaaaaacagCTAACACGCCTTTGTTAAGTATTGTAACATgtactttttttacttacagacCGACATGAGCCAAAGAGAGAAACGTGTGGTTACCAAACCCACACGTTACCAAACAACATTTTCGGAGGAAACTCCGAAACGGCGAAGGACGTCGACCGCGCCGAGACCAACCATCAACCAGGACATCCAGGATTTGTCGATTATCATGCAGGAAGACGGTCCAACAACGTCAAACGGTGTTCCTACTGTTAACTCGGATAATATGTTTCAGGATACGTATGCCGCCAATGTTCCTGTCTTCGAAGCATTCGCAGATCCAGGGACAACGTCATCTGCACGCGCCACTGTGGTCCACAGTGAGCCGTTGCGGCACAATACAGCGTCAACCCAACCTCCTGATAATGGGTAAAtttacatgtttcttttttttttgctataaaaatattactgcaaggacattttcttataaatgttaatgttcgcaggagcatggaaGATCTCACGGAGCGCAATCGGATCGAGGCGGAGCTAATGTAAGTATCGCGTGTATCGTGTTTATTAATACGTTACGTCTCCATCCGTTCTGTTTGCAGAAGAATGAATACTCTCTTGCTGAGTATTCAGAAATCTGTCCAGGCCACCCATAATACCGGTCAACCGATGAAACCAGCAGTCCTTCCTTTGTCCTCAGTGCAGGAGGTGTTTTGAGGACATCGATGACGACACTTATTCCAAAGTTGTAAgtgaaaacgaaattattcttttatttacttttatatataatatatacttacatCAATCTTTACTCGCTTTGTTTAGGTAAAGTATTTCGAATACGTGGGCGGGTTCGATTTGAAGGGAGCGGTCAAGTGCTGCTTCAAGGAAGCACTGCCGGACGACTTAACGTCGTCGTTCACTTGGTTTGGCCGCGAAGGACTCAGATCCTTATATGACACCCGCATCGCGAGGGCGATTTTTGGTACGAAACAATAagcatttttcatctttttacgTAGAATTATTGTTACTATTACTGTATGTTCCATTGATGCTAACGTACTTTGCATACATTTCTTTTTCAGACGGTGTGGCTCAGAATCCCAAGTTCCAGAAGCCAACCCGATCGGACTTCCAATTGCGGATGCAAGCGGAACTGAAGGCGGCAAAGGAGAGGATACGCTGTAGGAAGCGTGGTCCGCGCACGAAGCCAGCATCGCCATCCCAGGAACCTCGAGTGCCCCGCAGTTTCTGGAGCGACCAGCAGCCCGACGAAGCTGATGACGACCTCTGAAGGTCCGTTTTCACGTGCCCATTAAAAGTAGAGATGTGTCTCCTTTTACAGTGGCGAAGAGACCAAATGGTACTTTTCAGTgcccattttaatttattacaacgGGAACTATCTCTCGACGTTCACAATGAACAACAATCGGCACTTTTCAGCGCCcgtttaataaaatactcaTTGATCGGTACTTTCCCagtatcatttcaattttaagctaatattgtatttgttttcagagtTAACACAAGCGAAGAAGAAGTGGTGATTCTACGCAAAAAAACAAGTcaaatatatagaataaaagtttctgaTATTGCCCTTCGTTCCAGACAAAATTGACTTATGTTTGCATCTAGAATCACCActtctaaatgtaaatattgaaagtttctCTTCCGATTTATATGTGCCACttatattattctgtaattGTAATCACTGTATGTTCTTAAagacaaaatatatacttttacaaataaatagaaaacttatttaataaactgtagaatctgctcgCAGGTTATGTGAGCAGAATCCACATTTCTCCTGTCTATCAATTCTCCACGCGTAATAGAAAGGGAGGGAAtagggatacacctacagcaataacgatacatttgtgttggtgcgtaggtccatgtgacgtcacgcgtagggaattctttggcaattgtggccttcagatggcgctgttggatgtgtcaggcgggcagcaggacctgccgtcgatctgccggcagaccctgacaagcagaccctgccggcagaaccgtagctggatgcggacgtaggctgcaccgcagctgccggcagatcctgctgcccgatctggttatcagggaaaATACTTCAGTCTTCaaattatctatatatatatatatttcctgTATGCAAAACATATGTAaagtttcaaacatttttcaaaattcgttTTCGGTAGTTGTTACAAACGAAATTATTAAGTTCATTTGgtaatgttaaataatttttatatttcaggtTTGCGAGTTAAGGATTTTTGGTGGGTCCAGCAATTACAACTTCATTAAGCGGACGCTGTCATCTTTAATAACGAATGACATTGCAATGCTGTACAGCTGACTGGGGCGATAAGGGAAGAAACGCCACTCCACCAATTAACAATAGCAAAGTTTATAATAGGTAATTATCACCTTTATTTTACTGATGCTGATATTGATTACTGTGGAATTTAATGTATAATGTTTCATTCAAATTCTTGTTCAAGATGATGCGGATGAAGCAAACGTAGGGCAATTCAAAAAAGAAACAGAGGAGTTAATCCAGAACTGGTTGAAGAGAGCAACTGATAAGACAGCagattccaaaaaaattttaatggaagTTTCACTTCCGTAGATAGTCTGATATAGTGAGGGATTAGCTTGATCTTGATGGGATCTGAAGCACTACCAATCGCTTCAAGTCTGTATATATGACAAAAAATTTAAtcacttcgaacatgattcgaagcttaaaactcttgaaagtcttgaatgtttaaagtctcGATACGTCTTGAAAGCCTTGATCATCTTGGAAGTCTTCAAAATCTTGTTATGTTTGACCGATGAAGACGATCAAGACTTTGTCTCTGTCTTTGTATGTGATTATACTGTTgtgagcaccgggtataggcccgtacatagcctgctggtgctcgcagctgatgttagaagaaggtcggcccccttcaagaggacgatcgagaggccggcgagaaaaGGTCtggtaccgaacgccattgcgttcggacgtacggtcGCATCTTTGTAACCGATATTGCCCTGTGTAACAATacagttcagtcgtgtgtgcgtccgtttGATTATTCTtccactcctttgcgtcggggtggcctgcgatgaaaacgccccggcgcaacaatactTAAAActgtaattgtaattaaataaataaaataaattcgtaTCAAGTTATTTTGAAAGCTATTTAGTTGGTTAAATTTATATTACACCTAACCAGTACCGTTTTGAAGACGTCTTTAAAACGCCTTTGTGCTATctgggaatatatatatatatatataaatacagggtcaacgttataagctgcaacccgcgcgcgcgcgaacttgtaagatggcaacaccgcctcacggatgcattccactacaaccatgcgccgatatttccgccatctatgagccaatgaCGAAAGTGTAGGgtcttttaggtgccagtagagggtgcttttgactttcgtcagagaatattaaatttgacgtagcagacgggtaagaaaagggtagccattttaagagtgcgaccgcgccgatcccgttatctacgtatgcaatggtccagcagcggtattagaccacgctgacgcgttagtggcccgggttgatgaatttggaacatttttcgcataacttttgaactacaaaaaatatcggaatgcaatttgcgccataaaatggggacaaattatcaccttctaatgatggaaattttaccaaattttacgtttacttaatttttattttttcaattatttaaccataattgttgcgacaagcctttacaaactgtttatttaaatattttatataagttgtCCCTGTACcattactttcacaaattggtttccttttttgcgattttattcttaatgtAGTGCATGCACAGATCGgaagtaaggggtaactaatgggacgtgtcgcTGTTTCTCtagcattctttgaattttttctacaatttttgtgtctgaatgttttaacccttTAGATATTATACACAACGCCTGTAGTGGCTTCCGTTTATGTCATCTTTTGGAATGGTacatgaaaatgcgcaggccggatgcgcgtgattattatgtggtcccctcctcgaagtgacagaaaacatAACCTACATGCTATACCAGATTTCATAAAGATAcagttgcggcgtaataataatattttggaaggatgttaagtcaTACTCAAAgctcacaaatgtagcgtaaaagaacgaaatagccaataaacatttattgtcgtgtagcatataggttacattttctgtcacttcgaaaaggggaccacataatgatcacgcgcatccagcctgcgcattttcactagatCGGGCGGACGCATGGAAGGGTACCTTCCCCACCCTGCAGTAATAGTAGTTGGAACCACAGATGGGCAtaaaatcattttaaataaaaaattgatttccaatAAATggcagaaattttattcgaaaccaatcaaatataaataacccGGAGTTATTTATTATACGAAGCGCCGTAACTAATGTTTTCATTCGACTGGAATTCATCAGAAGCTTCGAATAATGTTCtcccttttatttatatttatatccgaAAGTTATTTAAAGCTAGGCGAGCATCGAGCGGCTTTGATCGAAGCCGTCGGCTCctcgagccgagcgacattgtatcgttcatCGGCACCCGTCTAATCTGCAGCGCGaggttgctcggcgatgtgtcatcgattatacaaaaacggaatttctttatttttcatcatatcaatatgaaagtgacagcaatggatttcttgcattctcccgattaaattgacaaaaacaaaatttaaatcggactacttttaacgaaacgggctttcaatcctgcaaactaattttatgcgtaatatcgttaactgagacagtgagagcaaacaacggactaacccacattcttttcgaaattgaggtagtagcaataacgtattccaacttGAACCATATTCTTGAGCCCGGTGTGCGCCACTATGGGGTGACATACGTTAATATAATCTTTTGAAACGACACGCCACTTTTGTGTGCTTTgatacgcaggtggcgaaaaatcaagccaaccctatcgtagctaaaattattgaaattgagacgggtacgagaccagtcgacacattgttttcaaaccttcgtacagtaatctggggtgcgagtggtaaaccggccataaaagcggagcgcccggctcgcttacctgagtcgggaaattccgaatagctctttgcgacgttaatttgaaagcgaccatcttaaaattcttgaagctcgggcatcaccgctgtccagcgctCGCTAGCAGCTTCGAACGCTGGACCGGTGCGAGAAGTGCCTTCTCGCATGTTTCGcgacattcaatttctcttacaagcctatcattatattttccttaaattgATTCCGCCCTTATCGTTGATTTCGTCCTATTGTTCACCTACACTACTTTGCTCTAGGTAGTTTTCATATTTCGGCGCATGGTTggagtggaatgcgtccgtgaggcggtgttaccattttacaagttcgcgcgcgcgcgcgggttgcagcttataacgttgaccctgtatatatatatatatatagtgtttgtGCGGATTTAGCTTCCGCTGATACCACGtgttcttccttccttccactTTAATTCTTGTATTTCTTGCTTGCACTCTGAAAGTTAATTTATctgttttgttttgttttgtttAATAGTTTATATTTGTGTATTCATGCTGGCAAAGGCCTGTACAATGTTGGTTATGATTTCCATGTCGTCGCTAAAAGCTAGGGCTCTAATGTCATATGGACCTTGTATCTCTTTCGTCTGTATGAAATTGGTGAAATTGTCTGTAATGTCTTTATTTAGAGGATATGTGAATATCATGTGATTTAGATCTTCTTATTCGTATCCGCACTTGCATTTGGGATCTGGTATGATGGAGATTTTGTATAGGTGTGCATTGGTTCTGTGATAATTGCTTCTAATCCTATTTATTATTGATATTGTTTTCCTAGTTGGTTTttgtgtaaaatttttaaaccagTGTgagtttaattttatattttcaattgtTAGTTTGAAGTAACTGTTGTTATTTGTTTGCGATATTGTCTCTAGTTCTTTTTTTCAGTTTAGAATGGATGTGGATTTGAGGGCCTTTCTGGCTGCTTTACTTGTGAGCTTCGTTGGAATTTGCCTTCCTGCTTCTCTTCCGGCTTTTGCCAGTCGATCTACCTTATCACTATTTTCCACGCCTATGTGGCCTGGGCaccatatgaaaagaatttttttgtttatggaTTGGCATCTATACGCTAGGAATTTTATTTCCATTGTATATTGGTTTTCCTGTATATTGTGATttatttggtttaatttattaatgagGTGTTTAGCGTCTGATATTATCTTACAAGATTCATAAGTGCTGGTTTTGAAGAATTTAATCGCTTCTATAATTGCTATTGCCTCTAAAGTTTCTGGTGAATGTTCTTTGGATAGGCTAAATGTGCCTGCTTTTGTGGTTCCCTCGTTGTCATtattttctatcgtttttttgTGCCCAGATCCGTCTGTGTATATGTCTATGTCATAAGGTGGgagttcatttaattttttgttgaaTGTTTCATTTGGTTTTTCTGCTTGTTTCATAATCTCTCgtatttctgtgtttatttcTATCTTGTTGAATTGAATTTGTATTGGGTGTTACATGGACCCtttaggtccatcccgtgcttgctgtcgagtggtgctgagcccgtggcaacagcgatggggacagcgaccgcgctcggcccaattccccaattatttctcaataatcagggaattggtgaagcaagcgacagctgccgatggggcagtttcccccattcgtagggatcgttcgaggttcggcccgcgatcgggagccgctaaaagattcattcttattcgagtgctcgagttaggaagtcgcgatggaccagaggaccgtctagataccgcgaccacgtctccacgcagattccgcgaagcgcgatcggccgatagtatttcgtaagaagggtaactccgtccgacacacaggaaacggcatagccgggagagcccttgcgcgtcaatcgagaccgacgtaggaccgcttagaagtacgttagagacagtgcggtacgacgggctctaggccaccgacatccgagaagcacagcgagcaaccacgacctacccgtgggtcagcgacactgcgagcgaccgaaacacgagacggcaagcgtgccgcaagacacccgagcgacacGGCGAGCGACAGCCAAggcgaagcgctgtctcgaggtaaAGTCATTTAacttctgtaacaatatatgtacCCTTATCGTttttccaccttatcccctgaactttattctttctaccccttttcaccttccttatctccggtaagtatagtcaaggtgggccttagcccttcgatagagcaagaacccggtaaatcattccaaccgctcggggtgatttacaggaagtcctatatcgGGACGTAACATGGGTATTCATATAATATCGGTAGGTTTGTATGATGTATTTTTTCCAGTATAGATTTTATGCTATTCCATCTTTTTAGTAGTGAAATGTTAAACCTATGGTTTACTGATTTTTTGAGTAAAGTATCTATATATGTTTTAGTTTTGTTTTAAGTTTATGTGATGTTTATGTATAGCAATTTACTAGGTAATTATTTGATATCATTTCTGCTCTTTGGTATATGTTCATTTCCTTAGACATGTGCCATAATATTGCATTAGGAGTTGACTGCATTaatcccaatttttttttaaagcagattgagttaaagtgttaataccctgataaccagatcaggcagcagaatctgccggcagctgcgatgcagcctacgtccgcagtcagctacggttctgccggcagggtctgcttgtcagggtctgccggcagatcgacggcagatcgacggcagttcatgctgctcgcctgacacatccaacagcgccatctgaaggccacaattgccaaagaatttcctacacgtgacgtcacatggacctacgtgcatccctaccccacatgaccaacaagcagattctacagtttattaaataattaattctacttatttcaaaaagtatttattctttctttaataatatacaggatcagtgattacaattgttacaaaataatataagcgcatataaatccaaagagggactttcaacatttacatttacaaatacacgtcccgtaaccactggtacctagtaggggtgatatgaggaaatttcattcagtattttcgacttcttttttgtgtagaatcatcatgttccccgttgtgttagcgctgaaaacaaatacaatattagtataaaattaaacgtaacgtatgaataaacaggatacatgcgatacttacttcagctccttctccacacagtacacagtctaggcgatcatgcttgctcctgcgaacattaaaatttataagaaaatatgtcttaaattattatctactaaacaagacgctaaagATTCGCACTttgcgcataaccctacttttctgtcttgcagataatgcgaatctcgatgtccgcgacgtagataattagaaattattcaattctataattacgtttgccttctggatacgtcgagatgatttgtttggatattgatggatgagattacttagaatattctttaagcgtacgtcttcaagcacaacgggcaacgggtgccacttccagttttcgaggtctgaggtggcagtcactggcagtggcagtcagtgccggcaaaatcgaagaatattctaagtaatttcatccatcaatatccagacaaagcatctcgtcgtatccagaaggcaa
It includes:
- the LOC143369944 gene encoding LOW QUALITY PROTEIN: uncharacterized protein LOC143369944 (The sequence of the model RefSeq protein was modified relative to this genomic sequence to represent the inferred CDS: deleted 2 bases in 1 codon), which codes for MVSQVPFEYMHLVCLGVVRKLLSAWVHGEYSPFSKLRRRHISILSTRLKSLKRYCPSDFARRPRAIELCSKYKATEFRQFLLYTGPVILNGVLEETVYKHFLFLHAAIRVLVSESPSSQHLRFAESALEKFVLRNEELYGPTFNSYNVHGLLHLTNDVRCLGNLDSCSAFPYENNMSIFKRYLRKPSLPLQQFSNRMREIQFHGTNIHYNVDFSIHVSRPLCNDPNCSQYHKIEFNNISLGINVRDNCCISVDGSICLIFNISMNSDNSYHLGIKKFLEVDDFYDVGIKSSVLGVYKCVRLSPEILNISPNQVRAKCYRIPFYGSTPIGNNGDPIPLETRSYVVAVITHSEKS